In one Yarrowia lipolytica chromosome 1A, complete sequence genomic region, the following are encoded:
- a CDS encoding uncharacterized protein (Truncated form of YALI0A20548g, no similarity), whose amino-acid sequence MVICTPYYNRQTIKVGLRAVQLTLIMTVVITTGVLTMYSDLPRDWVLDNYIDPYTSEFQLEWPNDYHNAEIWDQTLEFDTPIYLETHSHTNHSDGSLTPSQLVDWAQAYGLTAICVTDHNNIEGGWAARNYSETLRSEGKPAPLVIPGVEFTCCRIHMNFLGIEETIKPTENWPSDDELKSVIKKVHALGGVVIVNHLPWSESTEWGRKVPTLMHHPTPDQLLNWGVDSFECVSDGVIDLQAVRYADRNNLMCVTATDIHNPSDTVRAVTVLDGPLTQKNIIDKIRRKSVRSKSTFYYDPIGPTGAQIVPPHNNKRNKWAPLAMLNFGYMWDESKGMYSFVDGFCHERKFTFRYGAAFWTLFWIVLGWVIYELIRAIVVGIAGSNSCRRRRPLQLE is encoded by the coding sequence ATGGTGATTTGCACGCCCTATTACAACCGACAGACCATCAAGGTGGGCCTTCGGGCGGTCCAACTCACCCTCATCATGACCGTGGTCATCACCACTGGAGTGCTGACCATGTACTCGGACCTTCCACGTGATTGGGTCTTGGACAACTACATTGACCCCTATACCTCGGAGTTCCAACTGGAATGGCCCAACGATTACCACAACGCCGAAATCTGGGACCAGACGCTGGAGTTTGACACCCCCATCTATTTGGAGACCCATTCGCATACCAACCATAGTGACGGCAGCCTGACTCCTAGCCAGCTGGTGGACTGGGCCCAGGCGTACGGCCTGACTGCCATCTGTGTCACTGACCACAACAACATTGAAGGAGGATGGGCAGCTCGAAACTACTCTGAGACTTTGCGAAGTGAAGGCAAGCCTGCTCCTCTGGTTATTCCCGGCGTGGAGTTCACCTGCTGTCGAATCCACATGAACTTCCTCGGTATCGAAGAGACCATCAAGCCTACTGAGAACTGGCCTTCGgacgacgagctcaagTCCGTCATCAAAAAAGTGCATGCTCTGGGAGGGGTTGTTATTGTGAACCATCTTCCCTGGTCGGAGAGTACCGAATGGGGCCGAAAAGTGCCTACTCTGATGCACCATCCCACTCCCGACCAGCTTCTGAACTGGGGAGTCGATTCCTTTGAGTGTGTATCTGATGGAGTCATAGATCTCCAGGCTGTTCGATACGCTGACAGAAACAATCTCATGTGTGTGACTGCCACCGACATTCACAATCCCTCAGACACCGTGAGAGCCGTGACTGTCCTCGATGGACCTCTCACTCAGAAGAACATCATCGACAAGATCAGACGAAAGTCAGTGCGATCCAAGTCCACCTTCTACTATGATCCTATCGGCCCTACCGGTGCTCAGATTGTTCCTCCCCACAACAATAAGCGCAACAAATGGGCTCCTCTGGCCATGCTCAACTTTGGATACATGTGGGACGAGTCCAAGGGTATGTACTCGTTTGTTGATGGCTTCTGCCATGAGCGAAAGTTCACCTTCAGGTACGGAGCGGCCTTCTGGACTCTGTTTTGGATTGTTCTTGGCTGGGTGATTTATGAACTCATTCGAGCTATTGTGGTCGGCATTGCTGGCAGCAACAGTTgcagacgacgacgacctCTTCAGTTGGAATAG
- a CDS encoding uncharacterized protein (Compare to YALI0A20570g, similar to uniprot|Q08913 Saccharomyces cerevisiae YOR390w), which yields MNAALTYLNIAVFAMAGAIAREGIEHLTLFHGSFTESGLVWANFGGCIVMGWVNATNLFENVEKERGVTKKQLPLFLGIGTGFCGSLTSFSTLMLEGFLYGANQNDTKLGYPNAGYGVQSVMSIGLINFGLSFAGLKVGHHLADLVPLPPLSSKVERLLSSFIAAASIALFCIFIIFAGLWKSWRWWTYLGLFGIPGALLRWQLSKLNGKLPLGTFSANILACIVLAVCVLLQRGKTNTSSTQLVHSFLQCQILDGIMNGFCGCLSTISTFVNEMYGMNYKRAYIYGFATSFVGFSMMVIIVGSFAWTQSLVSPAC from the coding sequence ATGAACGCGGCTCTGACTTATCTCAACATAGCCGTGTTTGCCATGGCCGGAGCTATAGCCCGTGAGGGTATAGAGCACCTGACACTCTTCCATGGCTCGTTCACCGAGTCCGGATTGGTATGGGCCAATTTCGGAGGCTGCATAGTCATGGGGTGGGTAAATGCCACAAATCTGTTTGAAAACGTGGAAAAAGAACGTGGAGTGACAAAGAAACAGTTGCCGCTGTTTTTAGGCATAGGCACGGGCTTCTGTGGTTCTCTAacttccttctccaccctcaTGCTGGAAGGCTTTCTATACGGAGCCAACCAGAATGACACGAAGCTGGGATACCCCAACGCCGGCTACGGAGTCCAATCTGTCATGTCGATTGGTCTCATCAATTTCGGACTAAGTTTCGCAGGTCTCAAAGTCGGTCATCATCTGGCAGACTTGGTACCTCTTCCTCCGCTGTCGTCCAAGGTGGAACGGCTACTGTCTAGCTTTATCGCTGCTGCCAGCATTGCACTGTTTTGCATATTCATCATCTTTGCAGGTCTCTGGAAaagctggagatggtggactTATCTCGGTCTGTTTGGCATTCCTGGAGCTCTACTGAGATGGCAGCTGTCTAAACTGAACGGCAAGTTGCCCCTGGGAACGTTCTCGGCCAACATTCTGGCATGCATTGTCTTGGCCGTCTGTGTTCTCTTACAGCGTGGCAAGACGAACACCTCATCTACGCAGCTAGTGCATTCCTTCTTGCAATGCCAGATTCTGGATGGTATCATGAATGGTTTTTGCGGATGTCTCAGTACCATTTCGACATTTGTGAACGAAATGTACGGAATGAACTACAAGAGGGCTTATATTTATGGATTTGCTACCAGTTTCGTCGGCTTTTCCATGATGGTCATTATTGTTGGTTCTTTCGCATGGACTCAGTCTCTAGTATCACCAGCCTGTTGA
- a CDS encoding uncharacterized protein (Compare to YALI0A20592g, no similarity), whose translation MHICKPCPVCVHTDSIATVQPPYTMSLPFPVQIDRDRISSGDDLLSQELTQFKALEDLKSEFGQWIQILENEVVELINKEYQQFVALGNSVSGGNSKVQEIKHRLVLFQRQVEQVKQEVDATAERIAKVLKSQNQLLEERQRAMELILYIRAFQEVELRVGQVGGADSSDPEEVLDLSNQLIKLHETRNAHPEAAVMKSSASRLTTLCGLVITALCNSAKTNQEEGLDLLRQVHVLRRLQM comes from the coding sequence ATGCATATATGCAAACCGTGTCCTGTGTGCGTACATACTGACAGTATAGCGACAGTCCAACCGCCATACACAATGTCTCTTCCATTCCCCGTCCAGATCGACAGAGACCGGATCTCGTCGGGAGACGACCTGTTGTCGCAGGAACTGACGCAATTCAAGGCGCTAGAGGACCTCAAGTCCGAGTTCGGCCAGTGGATCCAGATTCTTGAAAACGAGGTCGTggagctcatcaacaaggagtaCCAACAGTTTGTGGCGCTCGGAAACTCGGTCAGCGGTGGCAACAGCAAGGTGCAGGAGATCAAGCATCGATTGGTGCTGTTCCAACGCCAGGTGGAGCAGGTCAAGCAGGAGGTCGACGCTACAGCAGAACGGATTGCCAAGGTGCTGAAGAGCCAAAACCAACTGCTGGAGGAACGACAGCGCGCAATGGAACTCATTCTGTATATTCGGGCGTTCCAGGAGGTCGAGCTACGTGTCGGTCAAGTGGGAGGTGCTGATTCGTCTGACCCCGAGGAAGTGTTGGATCTGTCCAACCAGCTCATCAAGCTGCACGAGACCCGCAACGCCCATCCAGAGGCGGCAGTCATGAAATCGTCTGCATCCAGACTGACCACTTTATGTGGACTGGTCATCACAGCTCTGTGCAACAGTGCCAAAACGAACCAAGAAGAGGGTCTTGACTTGTTGCGACAGGTGCATGTTCTCCGGCGTTTGCAGATGTAA
- a CDS encoding uncharacterized protein (Compare to YALI0A20614g, similar to Saccharomyces cerevisiae RRP9 (YPR137W); ancestral locus Anc_3.474, similar to uniprot|Q06506 Saccharomyces cerevisiae YPR137W of the beta-transducin family of guanine nucleotide-binding), whose product MVDSFFSNPKKRSKAPKRDERRGKKAVAKPQRPNVADEDITSESENEEEQFFENPDTANSSEDEEETQADKRRRLANQYLENLKDEMGEIGFDAADLDRENLSRRLEEDVAEDKGLIYRFLDVKANSFSRVHKSRFRPTAVACRYPYAYTVGRDVELVKWDISDVTKPRVLKVVYGNRHASKDAFNPKEDYKGHIDDILCVAVSPDGKYVATGSKDKTICVWAAESLSCLHVFHTRDRRGVVMGLAFRRNTNQLYAACADLKVRTFSLDQMSQVETLFGHQDVVADISALAGERCLTVGSRDRTAVVWKIADESRLTFRGGDIKDFPEGSIDCCSMIDSHYFVTGSDNGSICLWSLSKKKPVFIERRAHGVEERPETDLPHTGEAEADKVPLPAQSPRYITAIHAIPYSDIFLTGSWSGEIKVWKLGSEMRSFTQIATLPNVKGVVDSIDVSEHGSRGKEVFAVVAAVSKQLRIGRFLNVGGRNGLYTGELVL is encoded by the coding sequence ATGGTTGATTCATTCTTTTCAAACCCGAAAAAGAGGAGCAAGGCCCCCAAGCGGGATGAGCGACGAGGCAAGAAGGCGGTCGCCAAACCCCAGCGCCCCAACGTGGCAGATGAAGACATTACTTCTGAGAGTGAAAATGAAGAGGAGCAGTTCTTTGAGAACCCCGACACGGCAAACTCCAgtgaggacgaggaggagacccaGGCTGAcaagcgacgacgactcgcCAACCAGTACCTGGAGAACCTGAAGGATGAGATGGGCGAGATAGGATTCGACGCTGCTGATCTTGATCGAGAGAATCTTTCAAGGCgcctggaggaggatgtggCTGAGGATAAGGGTCTGATTTACCGATTCCTGGACGTCAAGGCCAACTCCTTTTCACGAGTTCACAAGAGCAGATTCCGACCAACCGCCGTGGCCTGTCGATACCCTTATGCCTACACAGTTGGACGAGATGTCGAGCTGGTCAAGTGGGATATCAGTGATGTGACTAAGCCTCGAGTGCTCAAGGTTGTTTATGGCAACCGTCACGCCTCCAAGGATGCCTTcaaccccaaggaggatTACAAGGGCCACATTGACGACATTCTGTGTGTGGCAGTGTCTCCCGATGGCAAGTACGTTGCCACCGGATCCAAGGATAAGACCATCTGTGTCTGGGCAGCCGAGAGTCTGTCGTGCCTGCATGTTTTCCACACCCGAGATCGACGGGGAGTCGTCATGGGTCTGGCCTTTCGACGAAACACAAACCAGCTGTATGCTGCATGTGCTGATCTCAAGGTCCGAACCTTCTCTCTGGACCAAATGTCGCAAGTGGAGACGCTTTTCGGTCATCAGGATGTGGTTGCAGACATTTCGGCTCTGGCTGGCGAGAGATGCCTGACTGTGGGCTCTCGAGACCGAACTGCTGTGGTGTGGAAGATTGCTGACGAGTCGCGTCTGACTTTCCGGGGAGGAGACATCAAGGACTTCCCCGAGGGCTCCATCGACTGCTGTTCCATGATTGATTCACACTACTTCGTCACGGGCTCAGACAACGGCTCCATTTGTCTGTGGTCCCTgagcaagaagaagcctgTCTTCATTGAGAGACGAGCGCATGGAGTTGAGGAGAGACCCGAGACTGATCTTCCACATACCGGAGAGGCTGAGGCCGACAAGGTGCCTCTCCCTGCCCAATCTCCCCGATACATTACTGCAATCCACGCCATCCCCTACTCAGACATTTTCCTTACCGGATCATGGAGTGGAGAGATCAAGGTGTGGAAGCTGGGATCCGAGATGCGGTCTTTCACCCAGATTGCCACTCTGCCCAATGTCAAGGGCGTGGTGGACTCTATCGATGTCAGTGAGCACGGATCTCGAGGCAAAGAGGTTTTCGCCGTGGTTGCTGCGGTCTCCAAGCAGCTGCGAATCGGCCGGTTCCTCAACGTGGGAGGAAGAAATGGTTTGTACACTGGAGAATTGGTCTTGTAA